From a region of the Streptomyces sp. NBC_01454 genome:
- a CDS encoding ADP-ribosylglycohydrolase family protein, producing the protein MPEVKPAPVRAPAAAPVPPSLEDRAIGALVGAAVGDALGGPVQGWSPEEIVRRHGGRVTGIVGPFHDDWRTARPIAPYHKGDGHVTDDTLMTHALVRVYETVRDHLDAYDIADHLVPDLIGTPRWIPELEAEALPLQRIFLTEKWIVARLHYGHADPREAGVGNIVNCGAAMYMTPVGVVNAGNPDRAYAEALDIAGAHQASYGREAAGVFAAAVAAAFIPDATPSSVVVQALRLAKDGTRAAIEAVCEAASSLTDHESALEPLRAAVAPFDTVGPDYRNPSLGARRPSRLHAVEELPVALGMLLIGGGDFRSTVLGAVNYGRDCDSIATMSGALVGALRGASAVPAEWSEEVARASRLDLQAPGTTLATVAREIFTRDRSRARTHEQAFTAISAIPAMAEAGGR; encoded by the coding sequence ATGCCGGAGGTGAAGCCGGCGCCGGTGAGAGCGCCGGCGGCCGCCCCCGTCCCGCCGTCCCTGGAGGACCGGGCGATCGGCGCCCTGGTCGGGGCGGCGGTCGGGGACGCGCTCGGCGGGCCCGTGCAGGGCTGGTCGCCGGAGGAGATCGTGCGGCGGCACGGCGGCCGGGTCACCGGCATCGTCGGCCCCTTCCACGACGACTGGCGCACCGCCCGGCCGATCGCGCCGTACCACAAGGGCGACGGGCACGTCACCGACGACACCCTGATGACGCACGCCCTGGTGCGGGTCTACGAGACGGTGCGCGATCACCTCGACGCCTATGACATCGCCGACCACCTGGTGCCGGATCTGATCGGCACCCCGCGCTGGATCCCGGAGCTGGAGGCCGAGGCGCTGCCGCTGCAACGGATCTTCCTCACCGAGAAGTGGATCGTGGCGCGGCTGCACTACGGGCACGCGGACCCGCGGGAGGCGGGCGTCGGGAACATCGTCAACTGCGGTGCGGCGATGTACATGACACCGGTCGGCGTCGTCAACGCCGGCAATCCGGACCGGGCGTACGCGGAGGCGCTGGACATCGCCGGGGCCCATCAGGCCTCGTACGGGCGGGAGGCGGCGGGGGTGTTCGCCGCGGCCGTGGCCGCGGCCTTCATCCCGGACGCCACCCCGTCCTCCGTCGTCGTCCAGGCGCTGCGGCTGGCCAAGGACGGCACCCGCGCCGCGATCGAGGCGGTCTGTGAGGCCGCGTCGTCGCTGACCGATCACGAGTCGGCGCTGGAACCGCTGCGGGCGGCCGTCGCCCCCTTCGACACGGTGGGCCCGGACTACCGCAACCCCTCGCTCGGCGCCCGCCGCCCCTCCCGGCTGCACGCCGTCGAGGAACTCCCCGTCGCGCTGGGCATGCTGCTGATCGGCGGCGGCGACTTCCGCAGTACGGTGCTCGGCGCGGTCAACTACGGGCGGGACTGCGACTCGATCGCCACGATGAGCGGGGCGCTGGTCGGCGCCCTGCGCGGCGCGTCGGCGGTGCCGGCGGAGTGGAGCGAGGAGGTCGCCCGCGCCAGCCGGCTCGATCTGCAGGCGCCCGGGACCACGCTGGCCACCGTCGCCCGGGAGATCTTCACCCGCGACCGGTCCCGCGCCCGCACCCATGAGCAGGCCTTCACCGCGATCTCGGCCATCCCGGCGATGGCCGAGGCGGGCGGGCGGTGA
- the lgt gene encoding prolipoprotein diacylglyceryl transferase, which yields MDLAFIPSPSTGVVYLGPVPLRGYAFCIIIGVFVGVWLGNKRWVQRGGRSGTVADIAVWAVPFGLVGGRLYHVITTYEPYFGPNGHPLDAFKVWQGGLGIWGAVALGAVGAWIGCRRRGIPLPAYADALAPGLALGQAIGRWGNWFNQELYGKPTDVPWALKISSDPAIGRIGGTYHPTFLYECLWCIGVAALVIWADKRFRLGHGRAFALYVAAYCAGRAWIEYMRVDEAHHILGLRLNVWTALIVFVLAVAYLVISAKKAPGREAVVEPGAEDAEEADSEGDRDAAGDGGGKVSVEKASPKTASDDGEAAADTGPATDAAGDDKAEAPAEESAEDTARPAGSGSTKKS from the coding sequence ATGGACCTCGCATTCATTCCCAGCCCGTCGACCGGAGTCGTCTATCTCGGCCCGGTCCCGCTGCGCGGCTACGCATTCTGCATCATCATCGGCGTCTTCGTCGGTGTCTGGCTCGGCAACAAGCGCTGGGTGCAGCGCGGCGGCCGCTCCGGAACCGTCGCGGACATCGCCGTGTGGGCCGTGCCCTTCGGGCTGGTCGGCGGCCGCCTCTACCACGTCATCACGACGTACGAGCCGTACTTCGGCCCGAACGGCCACCCGCTCGACGCCTTCAAGGTGTGGCAGGGCGGCCTGGGGATCTGGGGTGCGGTCGCGCTCGGTGCGGTGGGCGCCTGGATCGGCTGCCGCCGGCGCGGCATCCCGCTCCCCGCGTACGCCGACGCGCTGGCGCCTGGCCTGGCCCTGGGGCAGGCGATCGGCCGCTGGGGCAACTGGTTCAACCAGGAGCTGTACGGCAAGCCGACCGATGTCCCGTGGGCGCTGAAGATCAGCTCCGACCCGGCCATCGGACGCATCGGCGGCACCTATCACCCGACGTTCCTCTACGAGTGCCTGTGGTGCATCGGCGTCGCCGCGCTGGTCATCTGGGCCGACAAGCGCTTCCGGCTCGGCCACGGGCGGGCGTTCGCGCTGTATGTCGCCGCCTACTGCGCGGGCCGCGCCTGGATCGAGTACATGCGCGTCGACGAGGCGCACCACATCCTGGGCCTGCGGCTGAACGTCTGGACCGCACTGATCGTCTTCGTCCTGGCCGTCGCCTACCTGGTGATCTCGGCCAAGAAGGCACCCGGCCGTGAGGCGGTCGTCGAGCCGGGAGCGGAGGACGCCGAGGAGGCCGACTCCGAGGGCGACCGGGACGCTGCCGGTGACGGCGGCGGCAAGGTCTCCGTCGAGAAGGCGTCCCCGAAGACCGCGTCCGACGACGGCGAGGCCGCGGCGGACACCGGGCCCGCGACGGACGCGGCCGGCGACGACAAGGCCGAGGCCCCGGCGGAGGAGTCCGCCGAGGACACCGCCAGGCCCGCCGGCAGCGGCAGCACCAAGAAGTCCTGA
- a CDS encoding DsbA family protein produces the protein MRTARERLQEQRDKEKARARHRRQAIVAGSVVVVLAIAGGIAVWASSSSGDGGGKSDQALAVPKQASDGKRPAVPVGAANAPSTLTVWEDFRCPACQQFETGFRPVVHELVDSGQLKNEYHLVTIIDGNSGGKGSLNAANAALCAQDAGRFREYHDVLYANQPPEPQDKFADKQYLLQLAGKVKGLVTPAFTTCVNDGRYDRFAQKSNDAFAGSGYRGTPTVLLNGKDLSQEKGGRFTPADLKKMVQDANKGKQPGKSLPPHPSTSPHPGKQAGHHGTAPHHRHTGVPDAPDAPGVPGAPGVTSQERQTHDRPAAPREPRSAGGLAPSS, from the coding sequence ATGAGAACCGCCCGCGAGCGACTGCAGGAACAACGGGACAAGGAGAAGGCGCGCGCCCGGCACCGGCGGCAGGCGATCGTCGCCGGATCGGTGGTGGTGGTGCTGGCGATCGCCGGCGGCATCGCGGTCTGGGCGTCGTCGTCGTCCGGCGACGGCGGCGGCAAGAGCGACCAAGCGCTCGCCGTCCCGAAGCAGGCGAGCGACGGCAAACGGCCCGCCGTCCCGGTGGGCGCGGCCAACGCCCCGTCCACCCTCACGGTGTGGGAGGACTTCCGCTGCCCCGCCTGCCAGCAGTTCGAGACCGGCTTCCGCCCGGTCGTCCACGAACTCGTCGACTCCGGCCAGCTCAAGAACGAGTACCACCTCGTCACGATCATCGACGGCAACTCCGGCGGCAAGGGATCCCTCAACGCCGCCAACGCCGCCCTGTGCGCGCAGGACGCGGGCAGATTCCGCGAGTACCACGACGTCCTCTACGCGAACCAGCCGCCCGAACCGCAGGACAAGTTCGCCGACAAGCAGTACCTCCTCCAGCTGGCCGGCAAGGTCAAGGGGCTGGTGACCCCCGCCTTCACCACGTGCGTCAACGACGGCAGGTACGACCGCTTCGCGCAGAAGTCCAACGACGCCTTCGCCGGCTCCGGATACCGCGGCACCCCCACCGTCCTGCTCAACGGCAAGGACCTCTCGCAGGAGAAGGGCGGCCGGTTCACCCCGGCGGACCTGAAGAAGATGGTGCAGGACGCTAACAAGGGCAAGCAGCCCGGGAAGAGCCTCCCGCCGCACCCGAGCACCTCGCCCCACCCGGGGAAGCAGGCGGGCCACCACGGCACCGCACCGCACCACCGGCACACCGGCGTCCCGGACGCCCCGGACGCCCCAGGGGTTCCGGGCGCTCCGGGCGTCACGTCCCAGGAACGGCAGACCCACGACCGCCCCGCCGCACCCCGGGAACCGCGGAGCGCGGGGGGCCTCGCGCCGTCGTCCTAG
- the trpM gene encoding tryptophan biosynthesis modulator TrpM, whose product MTAAPRRPVAKCSALPSWHRGCRAPARRVHGRRVRYHIGSEPGQINGRRWRRGPAR is encoded by the coding sequence ATGACCGCCGCCCCCCGCCGCCCCGTGGCCAAGTGCTCCGCCCTGCCCTCGTGGCACCGCGGCTGCCGCGCGCCCGCGCGCCGGGTCCACGGGCGCCGGGTGCGGTACCACATCGGCTCCGAGCCGGGACAGATCAACGGCAGGCGATGGCGAAGGGGGCCCGCGCGCTGA
- a CDS encoding CaiB/BaiF CoA transferase family protein yields the protein MTDPSLSAAPGPAAGGRTSPPPPAAGPLAGLRVLDLATLFAGPLAATLLGDFGAEVIKIEHPHRPDPARGHGPAKDGIGLWWKLLGRNKKTMTLDLSHPGGRDVLLRLAARADAVIENFRPGTLERWGLGWEELSAVNPRLVLARVTGFGQFGPYARRPGFGTLAEAMSGFAAMTGEPDGPPTLPPFGLADAVAALGTSYAVMAALHARTASGRGQVIDMALIEPMLTVLGPQPLWYDQLGHVQPRTGNRSANVAPRNIYRTADGSWVAVSTSAESVAERVMRLVGRPEVIAEPWFATGAGRAAHADELDAPVADWIARHDRAEVMAAFEKAEAAVAPIYDIREVMTDPQYQALGSITEVPDDELGTVRMQNVLFRLSETPGAIRWAGRPHGADTDEVLDSLGLTGAEIDGLRAAGAL from the coding sequence ATGACCGACCCGTCCCTGTCCGCGGCGCCCGGGCCCGCCGCGGGCGGGCGCACCTCCCCGCCGCCGCCCGCCGCCGGGCCGCTCGCCGGGCTGCGGGTGCTCGATCTCGCCACGCTGTTCGCCGGTCCGCTCGCCGCCACCCTGCTGGGGGACTTCGGCGCCGAGGTGATCAAGATCGAGCATCCGCACCGCCCCGATCCCGCGCGCGGCCACGGCCCCGCCAAGGACGGCATCGGACTGTGGTGGAAGCTGCTGGGCCGCAACAAGAAGACCATGACGCTGGACCTGTCCCACCCGGGCGGCCGGGACGTGCTGCTGCGGCTCGCCGCCCGGGCGGACGCCGTGATCGAGAACTTCCGGCCCGGCACCCTGGAACGCTGGGGCCTGGGCTGGGAGGAGCTGTCCGCCGTCAACCCGCGGCTGGTGCTGGCCCGGGTCACCGGCTTCGGCCAGTTCGGCCCGTACGCCCGGCGCCCCGGGTTCGGCACGCTCGCGGAGGCGATGAGCGGCTTCGCGGCGATGACCGGGGAGCCGGACGGCCCGCCGACCCTGCCGCCGTTCGGGCTCGCGGACGCCGTCGCCGCCCTCGGCACCTCCTACGCCGTGATGGCCGCGCTGCACGCCCGGACGGCCTCCGGCCGCGGCCAGGTCATCGACATGGCCCTCATCGAACCCATGCTGACCGTCCTCGGCCCGCAGCCGCTCTGGTACGACCAGCTCGGCCATGTCCAGCCGCGGACCGGCAACCGCTCGGCCAACGTCGCGCCGCGCAACATCTACCGCACCGCCGACGGCTCGTGGGTGGCGGTCTCCACGTCGGCGGAGTCGGTCGCCGAGCGGGTGATGCGGCTGGTGGGGCGCCCCGAGGTGATCGCGGAGCCCTGGTTCGCTACCGGCGCGGGACGGGCCGCGCACGCCGATGAGCTGGACGCGCCGGTCGCCGACTGGATCGCCCGGCACGACCGGGCCGAGGTGATGGCCGCCTTCGAGAAGGCCGAGGCGGCCGTCGCGCCGATCTATGACATCCGCGAGGTGATGACGGATCCGCAGTACCAGGCGCTGGGCTCGATCACCGAGGTCCCGGACGACGAACTGGGCACCGTCCGGATGCAGAACGTCCTCTTCCGGCTCTCCGAGACGCCGGGCGCCATCCGCTGGGCCGGCCGCCCGCACGGCGCGGACACCGACGAGGTGCTGGACTCCCTGGGTCTGACCGGCGCCGAGATCGACGGACTGCGTGCGGCGGGCGCACTGTGA
- the trpC gene encoding indole-3-glycerol phosphate synthase TrpC: MSVLDEIIDGVRADLAERQARVTLDELKERARKARPAKDGVAALKGESVTVICEVKRSSPSKGALAAIADPAGLAADYEAGGAAVISVLTEQRRFGGSLADLEAVRAKVDIPVLRKDFIVTAYQLWEARAYGADLALLIVSALEQEALVSLIERAESIGLTPLVEVHDEEEVARAVDAGAKIIGVNARNLKTLEVDRGNFARVAPEIPDHIVKIAESGVRGPHDLIAYANDGADAVLVGESLVTGKDPRTAVADLVAAGSHPAIRHGRS; this comes from the coding sequence GTGAGTGTGCTCGACGAGATCATCGACGGGGTCCGTGCCGACCTCGCGGAGCGGCAGGCCCGCGTCACTCTCGACGAGCTCAAGGAGCGGGCCCGCAAGGCACGCCCCGCGAAGGACGGCGTCGCGGCCCTCAAGGGCGAGAGCGTGACGGTGATCTGCGAGGTCAAGCGCTCCAGCCCCTCCAAGGGCGCGCTCGCCGCGATCGCCGACCCGGCCGGCCTGGCCGCCGACTACGAGGCGGGCGGCGCGGCGGTCATCTCCGTCCTCACCGAGCAGCGCAGGTTCGGCGGTTCGCTGGCCGACCTGGAGGCGGTCCGCGCCAAGGTCGACATCCCCGTCCTGCGCAAGGACTTCATCGTCACCGCCTACCAGCTGTGGGAGGCCCGCGCCTACGGCGCCGACCTCGCGCTCCTGATCGTCTCCGCGCTGGAGCAGGAGGCCCTGGTCTCGCTGATCGAGCGGGCCGAGTCGATCGGGCTGACGCCGCTGGTCGAGGTGCACGACGAGGAAGAGGTCGCCCGCGCGGTGGACGCCGGCGCCAAGATCATCGGCGTCAATGCCCGCAATCTGAAGACTCTGGAGGTCGACCGCGGTAACTTTGCCCGGGTCGCCCCCGAGATCCCCGACCACATCGTCAAGATCGCCGAGTCCGGTGTCCGCGGACCGCACGACCTGATCGCCTACGCCAACGACGGCGCGGACGCGGTGCTGGTCGGCGAGTCGCTGGTCACCGGCAAGGACCCCAGGACCGCGGTGGCCGACCTGGTCGCCGCCGGCTCCCACCCGGCGATCCGGCACGGCCGGTCCTGA
- a CDS encoding VIT1/CCC1 transporter family protein: protein MEIMDAAAPTHVAHRDNHTHRDVNGGWLRPAVFGAMDGLVSNLALMTGVAGGALSQQTIIITGLAGLAAGAFSMAAGEYTSVASQRELVQAELAIERAELRKHPKDELDELAALYVSRGVEPALARQVAEQLSSDPEQALEIHAREELGIDPSDLPSPTVAAVSSFGSFALGALLPVLPYLLGASEIWPAVLLALVGLFGCGAVVARVTARSWWFSGLRQLALGGAAAGVTYALGVLFGTVVG, encoded by the coding sequence ATGGAGATCATGGATGCCGCGGCGCCGACGCATGTGGCGCACCGTGACAACCACACGCACCGCGATGTGAACGGCGGCTGGCTGCGCCCCGCCGTCTTCGGCGCGATGGACGGACTGGTCTCGAACCTCGCCCTGATGACGGGTGTCGCCGGCGGCGCGCTGTCGCAGCAGACGATCATCATCACCGGCCTGGCGGGACTGGCGGCCGGCGCCTTCTCGATGGCCGCGGGGGAGTACACCTCGGTCGCCTCGCAGCGCGAGCTGGTCCAGGCCGAGCTGGCAATCGAGCGGGCCGAGCTGCGCAAGCACCCGAAGGACGAGCTGGACGAGCTGGCGGCCCTCTATGTGTCGCGGGGCGTCGAGCCGGCGCTGGCTCGGCAGGTCGCCGAACAGCTCTCCTCGGACCCCGAGCAGGCCCTGGAGATCCATGCCCGTGAGGAATTGGGCATCGACCCCTCCGACCTTCCTTCGCCCACTGTCGCTGCCGTTTCCTCCTTCGGATCCTTTGCGCTGGGCGCGCTGCTGCCTGTTCTTCCCTATCTGCTGGGGGCTTCCGAGATCTGGCCGGCGGTGCTGCTCGCACTGGTCGGGCTGTTCGGCTGCGGGGCGGTCGTGGCCCGTGTGACGGCGCGCTCCTGGTGGTTCAGCGGACTGCGCCAGCTGGCCCTCGGTGGCGCCGCGGCCGGTGTGACGTACGCCCTGGGAGTGCTGTTCGGAACCGTCGTAGGGTGA
- the trpB gene encoding tryptophan synthase subunit beta: MSSEFFLPDPEGHLPSAEGYFGAFGGTFIPEALVAAVDEVAAEYEKAKADPAFAAELDDLLVNYTGRPSALTEVPRFAREAGGARVFLKREDLNHTGSHKINNVLGQALLTRRMGKTRVIAETGAGQHGVATATACALFGLDCTIYMGELDTERQALNVARMRMLGAEVIAVKSGSRTLKDAINEAFRDWVANVDRTHYLFGTVAGPHPFPAMVRDFHRVIGVEARRQILQRAGRLPDAAVACVGGGSNAIGLFHAFLPDAGVRLVGCEPAGHGIETGEHAATLTAGEPGILHGSRSYVLQDEEGQITEPYSISAGLDYPGIGPEHAYLKDSGRAEYRAVTDDDAMRALRLLSETEGIIPAIESAHALAGALELGRELGTDGLIVVNLSGRGDKDMDTAARYFGLYDTDAAVEADTDAAGAEIEGDAK, encoded by the coding sequence ATGTCCTCCGAATTCTTCCTTCCCGACCCCGAGGGGCACCTCCCCAGCGCCGAGGGCTACTTCGGCGCCTTCGGCGGCACCTTCATCCCCGAGGCGCTGGTCGCCGCGGTCGACGAGGTCGCCGCCGAGTACGAGAAGGCCAAGGCGGACCCCGCCTTCGCGGCCGAACTCGACGATCTGCTGGTCAACTACACCGGGCGGCCCAGCGCACTCACCGAGGTGCCACGGTTCGCCCGCGAGGCCGGCGGGGCCCGGGTCTTCCTCAAGCGCGAGGACCTCAACCACACCGGCTCCCACAAGATCAACAACGTGCTGGGCCAGGCACTGCTCACCCGGCGGATGGGCAAGACCCGGGTCATCGCCGAGACCGGCGCCGGCCAGCACGGCGTCGCCACCGCCACCGCCTGTGCCCTCTTCGGCCTCGACTGCACCATCTACATGGGCGAGCTCGACACCGAGCGCCAGGCGCTCAACGTCGCCCGGATGCGGATGCTCGGCGCCGAGGTCATCGCCGTGAAGTCGGGCAGCCGCACCCTCAAGGACGCCATCAACGAGGCCTTCCGCGACTGGGTCGCCAACGTCGACCGCACCCACTACCTCTTCGGCACCGTCGCCGGCCCGCACCCCTTCCCCGCGATGGTGCGCGACTTCCACCGCGTCATCGGCGTCGAGGCCCGCCGCCAGATCCTCCAGCGCGCGGGCCGGCTGCCGGACGCGGCCGTGGCCTGTGTCGGCGGCGGCTCCAACGCCATCGGCCTCTTCCACGCCTTCCTCCCGGACGCCGGCGTCCGGCTCGTCGGGTGCGAGCCCGCCGGCCACGGCATCGAGACCGGCGAGCACGCGGCCACGCTGACCGCCGGCGAGCCGGGCATCCTGCACGGCTCGCGCAGCTACGTCCTCCAGGACGAGGAGGGCCAGATCACCGAGCCGTACTCCATCTCGGCCGGTCTGGACTACCCCGGCATCGGGCCCGAGCACGCCTACCTCAAGGACAGCGGCCGCGCCGAGTACCGCGCCGTCACCGACGACGACGCGATGCGGGCGCTGCGCCTGCTCTCCGAGACCGAGGGCATCATCCCGGCCATCGAGAGCGCCCACGCCCTCGCCGGGGCGCTGGAGCTCGGCAGGGAGCTCGGTACGGACGGACTGATCGTGGTCAATCTGTCCGGGCGGGGCGACAAGGACATGGACACCGCGGCCCGCTACTTCGGCCTGTACGACACCGACGCCGCCGTCGAGGCGGACACCGACGCCGCCGGCGCGGAGATCGAAGGGGACGCCAAGTGA
- the trpA gene encoding tryptophan synthase subunit alpha, producing MSGNIQLLSDTLAAAQAEGRSALIAYLPAGFPTVDGGIEAAKAVFAGGADIVEIGLPHSDPVLDGPVIQTADDIALRGGVKIADVLRTVREAHAATGKPVLVMTYWNPVDRYGVERFTAELAEAGGAGCILPDLPVQESATWREHAAKHGLATVFVVAPSSKDARLAEITAAGSGFVYAASLMGVTGTRESVGAEAQDLVRRTKATTGLPVCVGLGVSNAEQAAEVARFADGVIVGSAFVKRLLASDGDLAAGLAGVRALAGELAEGVRTRS from the coding sequence GTGAGCGGAAACATCCAGCTGTTGAGCGACACCCTCGCCGCCGCACAGGCCGAGGGCCGGTCCGCGCTCATCGCCTACCTGCCCGCCGGGTTCCCGACCGTCGACGGCGGCATCGAGGCGGCCAAGGCCGTCTTCGCCGGCGGCGCGGACATCGTGGAGATCGGGCTCCCGCACAGCGACCCGGTCCTCGACGGCCCGGTCATCCAGACCGCCGACGACATCGCCCTGCGCGGCGGCGTGAAGATCGCGGACGTGCTGCGGACCGTGCGCGAGGCGCACGCGGCCACCGGCAAGCCCGTGCTCGTCATGACGTACTGGAACCCGGTCGACCGCTACGGCGTCGAGCGTTTCACCGCCGAGCTGGCCGAGGCGGGAGGGGCCGGCTGCATCCTGCCCGACCTGCCGGTCCAGGAGTCCGCGACCTGGCGGGAGCACGCGGCCAAGCACGGTCTGGCGACCGTCTTCGTCGTGGCCCCCAGCAGCAAGGACGCCCGGCTCGCCGAGATCACGGCGGCGGGTTCCGGTTTCGTCTACGCCGCCTCGCTGATGGGTGTCACCGGCACCCGCGAGTCGGTGGGCGCCGAGGCGCAGGACCTCGTCCGGCGCACCAAGGCGACGACCGGCCTGCCGGTCTGCGTCGGCCTCGGGGTCTCCAATGCCGAACAGGCCGCCGAGGTGGCCCGGTTCGCGGACGGCGTGATCGTCGGTTCGGCGTTCGTCAAGCGGCTGCTGGCCTCCGACGGCGACCTGGCGGCCGGCCTCGCCGGGGTCCGGGCCCTCGCGGGCGAGCTGGCCGAGGGCGTACGCACACGCTCCTAG